A genomic stretch from Bordetella sp. N includes:
- a CDS encoding LysR substrate-binding domain-containing protein — protein MNQRQIEVFHAVMLNQTASRAAEVLRISQPAVSKAVQELERSVGFALFDRIKGRMVPTPEGQLLFREVAQSFLGMVQLRNAAARIRDFGTGELRIASLSALSTTLLPMGLRGFQLQHPDVAITYQARMSSEVRELMATGQFDLGLAADEIDVTAVDAKPFGKVRAMLAVPPGHPLADKREVRPKDLNGVPFIALAPEDTTRREADAILRAQGVQPRLVLETPFSITVCAMALAGLGCGLVNPLTARGFVNQGLALRPFVPAVHFRTLILFPTSRRPSRIVRDCVGHLQRAARELDMILP, from the coding sequence ATGAACCAGAGACAGATCGAAGTCTTCCACGCGGTCATGCTGAACCAGACCGCCTCGCGCGCGGCGGAAGTGTTGCGGATCTCGCAGCCCGCGGTGAGCAAGGCCGTCCAGGAGCTGGAAAGGTCGGTGGGCTTTGCCCTGTTCGATCGCATCAAGGGCCGCATGGTGCCCACGCCGGAAGGGCAGTTGTTGTTCCGCGAGGTGGCGCAGTCTTTCCTGGGCATGGTGCAGTTGCGCAATGCCGCGGCCCGCATCCGGGATTTCGGCACGGGCGAGCTGCGTATCGCGTCGCTGTCCGCCCTGAGCACCACCTTGCTGCCCATGGGCTTGCGCGGCTTCCAGTTGCAGCATCCGGACGTGGCCATCACGTATCAGGCGCGCATGTCATCCGAAGTCCGTGAACTGATGGCGACGGGGCAATTCGACCTGGGGCTGGCGGCCGACGAGATCGATGTGACCGCGGTGGATGCCAAGCCTTTCGGCAAGGTGCGCGCGATGCTCGCGGTGCCGCCCGGCCATCCTTTGGCGGACAAGCGGGAAGTGCGGCCCAAGGACCTGAACGGGGTGCCCTTCATCGCCCTGGCGCCGGAGGACACCACGCGCCGGGAGGCCGACGCCATCCTGCGCGCCCAAGGTGTGCAGCCGCGCCTGGTGCTGGAGACGCCGTTTTCCATCACGGTCTGCGCCATGGCCCTGGCGGGCCTGGGCTGTGGGCTGGTCAATCCCTTGACGGCGCGCGGCTTCGTCAATCAGGGGCTGGCGCTGCGGCCTTTCGTGCCGGCGGTCCACTTCCGGACCCTGATCCTGTTCCCCACCAGCCGGCGTCCTTCGCGCATCGTGCGGGACTGCGTGGGCCATCTGCAGCGGGCGGCACGCGAGCTGGACATGATTCTGCCTTGA